In one window of Flavobacterium ginsengisoli DNA:
- the panD gene encoding aspartate 1-decarboxylase: MQIQVIKSKIHRVKVTGADLNYIGSITIDETLLEASNIIEGEKVSIVNINNGERFETYAIKGEKNSGEITLNGPATRKVQKDDIIIIISYATLDFEEAKTFKPWIIFPNENDNSLT, translated from the coding sequence ATGCAAATTCAAGTTATAAAATCAAAAATTCATCGAGTTAAAGTAACCGGAGCCGATTTAAATTATATTGGCAGTATTACTATTGATGAAACTCTACTAGAGGCTTCAAACATTATTGAAGGCGAAAAAGTATCTATTGTTAACATTAATAATGGCGAGCGTTTTGAAACTTACGCTATTAAAGGCGAAAAAAATTCAGGAGAAATTACTTTAAATGGTCCTGCGACTAGAAAAGTACAAAAAGATGATATCATCATTATTATTTCTTATGCTACACTGGATTTTGAAGAAGCAAAAACCTTCAAGCCTTGGATCATTTTCCCAAATGAAAACGACAATTCTTTAACCTAA